A segment of the Candidatus Delongbacteria bacterium genome:
GGGGTTGCGAGTCCAGTAGACCACGCCCGCCCAGTGCTCGGCGGCCAGCGGCACATGCACGGGCTTGCCGCTGACCGGGTTGGGAATGGTGCAGTGGCCACACCGGACCGCCCGAAGCCACCACTGCGCGTAGTATGCCGGAATGTCCGTGCGCCTGGAGACCGAAAGGATGGGCTTCAGAAGACCTCCCGCCTTGGTTCTGTTCGGTTGAGTCGCATGCCCACCGACTCATGTGCCCGGCGAATCGCGTGCGGTAGAGGACCGGATTGGGGGCGCCGGTGCTGGGCAAGGATATTAGATTGCGCGGCATTCAACGAGGAGAATCCCATGCCCCTGTTCGGAGACACCAGTCAGGAGAGCCAGGCCGTTTTCCGCACGGTCTTCGAGGAAGTGGCCGAAGTCATCCGTCGTCACAAGCGCGACGATCTGGTGATGCTGCACATGGGCGACACCCACCTGCCCGCCCCGGAGCTGGCGCGTCCCAGCCAGCTGGACGAAACCCGTCACACGGGCTACAACTGCTATGCCAACACCCGTGGGCACGCCGAGCTGCGCCAGTTGCTGCTGCGCAAGCTGGCCCGCGAAAATGGCATGCAGGGACTGGATCCGCACCATCTGCAGATCACCGGGGGTGGCATCCACGGTCTGTACGCCGCCTTCCGCTGCCTGCTGGATCCGGGCGAGGAAGTGCTGACTCTCAGTCCGCACTGGCATCTGATCGGCGGTGTGATCCACGAGGCGGGCGGTCTGGCCCGTGACCTGGACTTCTACCTGCCCCTGCGCCGCGGGGCTTCCGTCCGGGAGTTGCTGGAAGCGGGTCTGAAACCCACGACCGCGGCACTTTACCTGAACACGCCCAACAATCCCAGCGGTGTGGTGCTGGGTCGCGCCGAACTGGAACAGGTGGCGGCCTTCGCCATGGAACACGATCTCTGGGTGGTGAGTGACGAAGCCTACGAGAATTTCATCTACGACGGCACGCCCCACATCAGCATCGCCACCCTGCCCGGGATGCACGAGCGCACGGTCAGCGTCTTCACGTTCTCGAAGTGTCTGGCCGCCGCCGGCTATCGCGTGGGCTACACGGTCTGCGAACCCTGGTTGGCCGAACGGCTGCACGCCGTCTGTTCGCGCACGGTGTACAATGCGCCCACCAACAACCAGATGTCCGTGCTGCAGGCGCTGGAACACTGGGACCACTGGTTTCCCCAGCTGAATGCCACCTACCGCCGACTGCGCGATCGGGTCTGCAGCGAGCTGAAGGTTCCCTGCCTGCTGCCGGCTTCCGGTTTCTACGCCTTCATGGACGCCAGTGCCGCCTGCGCCGGTCGGACGGCCGTGGACGTGCTGGAGGAGCTGGTGCGCGAAGGCGTGGCCTGTGTGCCCGGGGCGGCTTTCGGGGCGGGATTCGAGAACTGGTTCCGGCTCTGTTTCGTCAGCGAACCGGAAGAACGACTGGCTCTGGGCATCGAGCGCATCAACCGAGTCCTGGCCCGCTGAACAAGGAGTGTGATCCATGATCGTTGCCGCCGTCCAGACCCGGCCCGAATTCGGCCGCCCCGGGGTGAACACGATGCGTGCGCTGGAATTGATGGGATCGACACCCGCGGATCTGTATGTCCTGCCCGAGCTGTTCAGCAGCGGGTACTTCTTCCAGAGCCGCGCCGAGGCCCTGACCGCCGGGGAAAGTCTGGACGGGCCCGTGGTGACGGCGCTCAAGGACTTCAGCCATCGTCAGCGCTGCACGATCCACGCGGGCATCCCGGAGCGCGACGGCGACGCGATCTACAACAGCAGCGTGCTGGTGCATCACGGGGCCCTGGTGGCCGTCTACCGCAAGATTCACCTCTTCAATACCGAGAAGAACTGCTTCGATCCCGGGGACCGCGCGCCCGCCGTGGTGGATGCCGGCGCCCGACTGGGGCTGATGATCTGCTTCGACTGGATCTTTCCCGAACTGGCCCGCAGTCTGGCCCTGCAGGGGGCGCAGATCCTCTGCCACCCCGCCAATCTGGTGCTGGCCTGGTGCCAGAAGGCGATGGTGATCCGCTCGGTCGAGAACCGCGTGTTCTCGATCCTCTGCAACCGGGTGGGCAGCGAGGAACGCAACGGCGTGAGCCTGACCTTCACCGGCGGCAGCGAGATCGTGCACCCGCGGGGCGAGATTCTGGCCAGTGCCTCTGCCGATGCCGAGGAGCTGATCTGGGCCGTGATCGACCCGACGGACGCGGACGAGAAGATGATCACCTCCACCAATCATGTCCTGAACGATCGCCGCCCCGAGTTCTACTTTGGTGCTCCCGGCGAGTTTTCTGCCGATCCGTCCCGCTAGTTTCTCCACCTCCGTCCCCGAAAGGACATCCCATGCCTTCGCGTCCTCTGTCCACCCTGCTTGTGCTCTCCTCCGTCGCTCTGCTCTCGTGTGTGTCCACCAGTCCCAAAGTGCCCGAGACGGCGGCCGATGGCATTCTGCGCATGACGATCCCGGACATCCAGGGCACCCGGGAGTCCAGCCCCGTGGTGGGCCAGACCCTCGAAACCCATGGTGTGGTGACCCTGCTGCTGAAGAAAGGGGAGCAGCCGGTTGGCTTCGTGATCCAGGATCAGAATGGTGATGGTGATCCCGGGACGTCCGATGCGCTCTTTGTGGACTGGGATCAGACCGGTGGGTTGCCACACGTGGGTGACCTGCTGACCGTGCGCGGCACTGTGGACGAGGAAAACGGCCGCACCGGTCTGGCTCATGTGGGCATTCTGGACCGCAAAGGTGACACGCCCCTGCCGGCCGCACAGCCCTTCAGGCTGGGCGATGATTCGTCGCTCGAGGCCCTCGAGGGCATGCGCGTGAGCCACGACGGACCACTGACCGTGATCGATACCTACCACCTGGGCCGCTATGGCAGCGCGATTCTCTGCGAGGGCCCGCGTCCCTTCACCGCCGGAAGCCTGCCCGCCACGGTGGGCCAGATCGACCGGTCACTGGCCAGTGTGATCCTGGATGACGCCGACCTGCAGCAGAACCCGGCCCGCATCGCCTGGCTGGGCGAGCAGCCGATGCCGCGCACGGGAGATCTGCTGCCTCGTGTCGAGGGTGTGCTCGAGCCCTTCAAGGAAGGCTGGCACTTGCAGGCATCGGCGGTGCTTGAGCTGCAGCGCGGCAATCCCCGGCCGGACTCGCCATCCGAAGTGGGTGGCAGCCTGCGCGTGGCCTCGTTCAATGTGCTCAACTTCTTCGCCACCCCCGGCGGACGCGGTGCGGACTCCGCCGAGGAGATCACACGGCAGCAGGCCAAGCTGGAAAGTGCATTGCTGGCGCTGGATGCCGATCTCTACGGCCTGATCGAGATCCAGAATGACAGCGGTCAGGCGCTGCAGAAATTGGTGGACGCGCTGAACGGCAGTCGAGGCGAGGAAGTCTGGCGCGCGGTGGCCGACCCGGCGGAGGGGCTGGGCAGCGATGCGATCAAGCAGGCCTTTGTCTACCGTCCCGCCAGTCTGGAACTGATCGGCGCGGCGCGTACGGATACGGATCCCATCTACAGCCGTCCGCCGCTGGCGATCACGGTGAAATCACGCAAGGATGGCCAGGTCCTCAGTGTGATCGTGAATCACCTGAAATCCAAGGGCTGCCGGGGTGCCGAGGGAGAGGAGAAGGATCAGGGCCAGGGCTGCTGGAACGCCCTGCGCACGCGCCAGGCTGCCCGGCTGCTGGAGTTCGTCGAGCGGGTCAAGCAGGAGAGCGGCGACCCGGATGTGCTGCTGATGGGCGATCTGAACGCCTATCTGGAAGAGGATCCTCCGCGGCTTCTGGAGCAGGCCGGTTTCGAGAATCTGCTGCGCCGCCTGCCCGCGGAAACGCGGTACAGCTATGTCTACCAGGGTCAGAGTGGTGTGCTGGATCACGCCCTGGCCAGCACCAGTCTGGCCCCTCTGGTGAGCGGCATCGGCGTCTGGCACATCAATGCCGACGAATGCCCCTTGCTGGACTACAATCTGGAGTACAAGGATCCCACCATTTTCAAGCCTGATCCTTTCCGCAGCTCGGACCATGATCCGGTATTGATTGGCCTGAACTGATCAGATCCGCATCAGATTGACTCGTACTCGTACTCGTACTCGTACTCGTACTCGTATTCGTGGCTCGTGCTCCTGATGGTGACTCGCATCGGCGCGTAACCCCCTTGCGCGGGGGGCGCTCTCTACCCTTTTCTTCTGCGGAAGAGGGATTGATCTGCAGGAAGTGGGACTGTACTACTCGCCCATCCCCGTCATTCGCGCGAAGGCGGGAATCCTGATTGGTTACACCACAAGTTCATTCTGGTTCAGAACCGCTGTGAGACTGCAGTGCACATGTCACGGAGGCTGTCGCCGGCAGTCCACTACCCTGCGCGGGGGCGTTCTCCTACCTTTTCTTCGCGAAGAAAAGGTAGGGCCAAAAGAAGGCTCAGCAGGCCTCGCGCCGCGCTGACTTGGCCCGCGATGCGGTCCTTCGGGCCAAGCGCGGCGGCCCGCGTGAATGCCCGACCGTTCCGCCACCGGCGTCACCGCTGCAGAAGTGACACAATCAGTGTCATCCCCGCGACGGCGGGGATCCATTGCATGGCGCCCCGGCAGTTACACCGCGATTTGTATTGTGCCAATCCCCCCGCTGAATGTTCATCTCCTTCTACCGGAATCCGGTCACTGACGCGATTCTGTGATGCCTTCCTCGGCTCGGGACTGCCTCCCGTGATGCATCATTTTCCACCTTTCTTTGGACGGGTCCCACTAGTGTCCCACATCATGCCAGCTTTAGCTCAAGTTGGAGATCGGAAGATGCTTGCGGCGGGATAGTGGCATGGATCACAACACCCCACAGGTCACGGTGATCGAAAAGCGTTGCCCGGATGAGACGGAAAATCTGGGTCAATGAATGGTCCAGATGCCGACTCAACTTTACGAATGCAGTAATCAGGTAGGCAATCAGAGCTATCCAGATCTGTGTCATGACCGCATTCATGCTGTTGCCGACAAATCGCTTGATTTTGGCGCGCTGCTTGATCCACTTGAAAAACAACTCGATCTGCCAGCGCTCTTTGTAGATGGCTGCGATTGTGGCAGCAGACCACTTGAGGTTGTTTGTAATGAATACAAGATCCTTTTGCGTTCCCGGATCGAAGTAGTGGATCCTTCGGAGCTGTCGTGTGTGTTTTTTTGCCTTGAACACCGGTCAAGTGGATGTTCTGATCGGCCAGCACACCGGACCCAGGAACCAGTGGGCGATCCTTCACAGCTTCGTACCGCATGTTGAACTTTGCACGAGTGACAAACGGGCAGTTGGCTTTCGTCAATCGGTCGAACCAGGCATAGTCACAGTACCCTCTGTCAAAAATGTACACCGTTCCAGGTATGAGTTTGACCTGCGGGAGAGAACCTGGTGATCATGCCGGCGACCTTCCGTGATGCAGACGATTTCCGGGAGCCAACTGGCATGATCAAGACCGACGTGGACTTTGACCCCTGCTTTGTAGGCACTGCAATCAGCCCACGGAAACAGCTTCAGACAAAGGTGGATGAGGGTGGAGTCCAACGAGATCAGCTTCCGGTTCACTGGCAGTTTTCGTTGTCCGGCGAATTCCTGACAACGGGACAGAAGCCGCTGGAACAGATCACGATACAGGTCTGGCGACTGCCGAGAATTCAGCCTCCCAAGTGTAGACCTGTTCAGAGGCTTGCATCCCAATCGCAGGAGATGCGGCTGCAATGCTTTGCCGCTATGATCGATTTCCCGCAAGCTGGAATGCCCGGCAAGTTGAGCTGTAAGTAAGACCACGAATTGATTCCAGCGCGTCGTCTTGCGAAAAGGCTGGCCAACATGATGTTGTTCTGCAAGAATTTCGAATTCCCGACGTGGAGTCAGCTTGAGGAGTTGTCCGAGTACGCTACTTTGGCGCATGGGTCTTCCTGTGTTGTTAGTCTTTGTTTTTAGGCGACATAAGATAACACAACACACGCGGGAAGACCCTCTTTTTATCAGCAATTATCTATGAGACACTAGTGGGACGGGTCCAAAGCAAGGTGGAGCCAAAGAAAGACCCTCTTCGCAGGCCTCGCGCCGCGCAAACTTGGCCCGCGATGCGGTCCGGCGAGCAAGCGCGGCGGCCCACGGACAATGCTCGACCATTCCGTCTCGATGGTTCCGCCACCGGCGTCACCGCTATTGTTGGGGATTGATTCTGAGGGGAAAGGTCGGCCTCTCGCGTACTCGTATTCATGTCTAGCCATGTTCGCGCTGCGGGGGCGAAGCCAGGTTTCCCTTCCCTCGCGCAGCGGGGGAAGGCGCAGCGCTTGCGCTGCGGGGGATGGGGGCACTTTCGCGCGGCACGACACTTCGCGTTCATCCTGGCACGAAAGGCCCCCATCCCATTACGCCTTCGGCGTGCCTTCCCCCGCTGCGCGAGGGAAGGGGACTTTGGCTTCGCCCCGGCACACAATCGCTGCATGCCAAGCCCCGGATGGGGCATCATACATCCATAGCCCGTGGGGAATCTACGGGCGGGCGCGGATGCCCGACACATTGGGATCCCTGCACAGGGAGGATCAGGGCGGCGGTTGATGGAACCGTCAAGCTGGTCCACAGGGCGACGTTCGAAAGGACCGTCGCCTCGTGCAAGGTGGTGTCGACCGTCTCGTCCACCATCTCGTCCGCCATCTCGTCCACCATCTCGTCCACCACCTCGTCCGCGGTTTCGTCCGCGGTTTCGTCGGAGGACAAGGCGGTCGAGGTGGCGGTCGTTGGGACCGTCATGCTCTTGAACAGGGCGACGGTTGAAAGGACCGTCACCCTGTTGATGATGTCCAGGAGGATTGAGGGCACCGCCTGCGGCCTTTGCCCATCCTGCAAGAAGCTCCGTCCGGTTGCATGAAATCCCCGCCCATGATCCAGATCCAGCACCCGGGAGCTGCATTCGTTAAACTGGGCGGGTCGTTCCCTGTCACATTCGCCTGACCCGAGGACTCCATGCGACCCTGGATCCTGCTGCTGTGCATCATGACCTCGCTTTGCCGCGCGGCAATTCTTCATGTGCCCGCAGACTATCCCGCCATTCAGCCCGCGATGGACGCCAGCGCCCCCGGCGATACCGTGCTGGTGAACCGTGGAAACTGGACAGGTCTGCTGCAGAGCCCCACCCATTCGCTGCTGCTGTGTTCCAATTACATCTTCACGCAGGATTCAACAGATATCGCCGAGACCATTCTGGATGGAGAGTATGTGGGCACGATCCTGACTGTCCACACGGGCGGGGAAGAGCTGCTCACGGTTCGGGGTCTCACCTTCTGGCGTGGGCAGGGGCACCGGGATTCCAATTCCGGATATCACATTCGTGCTGGCGCCATCCAGATGGTTTCTGAAGTAAGTGCGGTTTTTGAGGACGTGGTATTTGCAGATTGCAGGGCACCTGACCAAGGATCAATTCTATTTCATGGTGTATACAACAGCGCGAACTACTCTACCGGATCTTTAACTCTGAGACGCGTTCACTGCCGGGGCACTCGGGTTGAAACCAACAACGTCTTAGCCCATGCGTTTCAAATTCACGCCACTCAAAGCCGAGTGATCGTGGACGGTTTCTACTGGGATGGTGGGGGTACTGATTGCCCAGTCCTGAAGCAGTTTCACTCTGATATGGACTCCTTGGCTTTGGCAAATGTTCGGATCGTCAACTGTACGGGGAATGCGGAACTGTTATGGTATGGTTTCACCCCGACCAATAACTCATCCATAGGCAACATCTACTCGGAAGGCTGCTATCTGAGTTTCAAAAGGCGTGGCGAAGGAACCGATGGATCAACCATGGTGGTCCGGAACATCGAGATCACTGGATGTGATTCCACTCGAGTGTTGCGGGCCACTCCAAACCTTGGGCCTGTCGTGTTCGACAACATCCATGTGCATCACAACCGGATGATGGACAATCAGACCAGCATGATCTATATCCAATGCCAAGAGGAAAATGGCACTGAACTGCGCAACCTGAGTTTCCACGACAACATCCTGGGCGATAGCACCAGGGCCTCATTCAACCATCCATACCCCCTCATTTCTCTTGTCCGGTGTGACCTGATCGATGCCAGCATCCGCAACAACGCTGTGATTTTGCCCCCAGATCCGGACGTCGGTGATACTCCAGGCAGTTGGACCCTTTACAACGCCATGGTCTGGATGGCCTACGGAAATCGCAGGCTGGAGAATGTGCTCTTCGAGAACAACCGTGTGGACGATCTGGATGTCTACACGGATGTCTGGCCAGAGTATGAGCCTGGTGAAAACGAGGGGCGCGAATTCATGGCCTGGTCGGTGGATACGATGGTCGTTCGAAATCTGACGGTGCGCAACAGCCGAATGGACAATCCCATTCCGGAAGTGAGCGCCAGCGATGGCATTGGGTACTCAGGCCCTGGATTCACTGTATGGTTGAATTCGGACTATCTGGATGCAAGGGGAATTCTGCTGGAGAACTGTGACGATGGAGGAATCTGGTTCGGCAGCCAAGGTCTGATCGAAGGTGCGATTCTTCGAAATGTAAGGCGAACTGCATTCGGCATCGCCGGAAACTTAAGTACAAGAGTCCTGCGGAATGTGCATGTGGAGAATATTGTTGGCGGCGCGAACTGGTTGCCACTCGACCAACGACACTACAGCAAGCAAGCGTTTCTGTGGGCGTGGGGTGAAAGCCAGAATCTGACCCCGACAATCGAGTTGGACAATGTGTCGGTTGTTGGCTGCAGCAACATCCGACACCTGATCAACTTGTGGAATCCGGCCACTTTGATTGTGCGCAACAGCGTGTTTCACGATAACGAGTACGACCAGTGGATTGAGCTCGAAGAACCCACATCCCAATCATGGGAGTACAACATCGTCCAGGAACCCGTACCAGGTATCGGCAACCAAGTCGGAGTCAATCCGCTGTTCGATGAGGAGTTGGGGGCCCCTTGGTTGTCCCCAGCTTCCCCGGCCATCGACGCCGGCCATCCGGACACGGCCTATGATGATATCGAAGACCCCGACAATCCCGGCTTCGCCCGCTGGCCCAGCCAAGGCACCCTGCGCAACGACATCGGCTACACCGGTGGACCGCATGCGGGCACGCTGGATCACCTGATAGCCGTGCGTGCACCGCTCAAGGAACCTCAGGCGCATCCGGGCAGCTTCGAACTGCGGCCGGCGTTCCCCAATCCCTTCAATCCCGTGACCACTCTGGGTTATGTTCTCAACCGCCCTCTGCAGGTGGAGCTGTCCGTGTACAACGTGCTTGGGCAGAAGGTGCGGACACTCGTTTCCGGACTGGAGAGCGCGGGCGAGCACCATGTGCGATGGGATGCCAGTGACTTGGCCAGCGGGGTGTACATCGTGGAGCTTGCCGCAGGTGGGGAAACGCGGGCGCGGAAGATCCTGCTGCTGAAATAGGACGCCCCGCAGTGGCACTGTTTCCTCAGCCCAAAGCGACGCTTTGGGATGTGTCGCCTTCATCGTTCCACACGCTTTCCCACCCAAGCCCCGAACGGGGCATCACACATCCATAGCCCGTGGGGAATCCACGGGCGGGCGTGTGGGAACTCGCGAGGTGCAAGGCGCTTCTGGTCCTCCCTGCCACGGGATGCCCCCATCCCATCACGCCTTCGGCGTGCCTTCCCCCGCAGCGCGAGGGAAGGGATTCTGGCTTCGCCTCGTCAGACATTCACCCACTGCCAAGCCCCGAACGGGGCATCACACATCCATAGCCCGTGGGGAATCCACGGGCGGACGCGGATGAATCGGGTGGCATGGATGTGCGGTGTAACCGGGGCGCCATGCAGTGGGCGCCATGCAGTGGGCGCCATGCAATGGGCGTCATGCAATGGACCCCCGCCTGCGCGGGGGCGACAAAAGTGGGGCCAGCCCCAGAATCCATCCCTCTTCCGCAGCGGTGACGCCGGTGGCGGAACCATCGAGACGGAACGGTTGAGCATTCACGTGGGCCGCCGCGCTTGGCCCGAAGG
Coding sequences within it:
- a CDS encoding ExeM/NucH family extracellular endonuclease — encoded protein: MPSRPLSTLLVLSSVALLSCVSTSPKVPETAADGILRMTIPDIQGTRESSPVVGQTLETHGVVTLLLKKGEQPVGFVIQDQNGDGDPGTSDALFVDWDQTGGLPHVGDLLTVRGTVDEENGRTGLAHVGILDRKGDTPLPAAQPFRLGDDSSLEALEGMRVSHDGPLTVIDTYHLGRYGSAILCEGPRPFTAGSLPATVGQIDRSLASVILDDADLQQNPARIAWLGEQPMPRTGDLLPRVEGVLEPFKEGWHLQASAVLELQRGNPRPDSPSEVGGSLRVASFNVLNFFATPGGRGADSAEEITRQQAKLESALLALDADLYGLIEIQNDSGQALQKLVDALNGSRGEEVWRAVADPAEGLGSDAIKQAFVYRPASLELIGAARTDTDPIYSRPPLAITVKSRKDGQVLSVIVNHLKSKGCRGAEGEEKDQGQGCWNALRTRQAARLLEFVERVKQESGDPDVLLMGDLNAYLEEDPPRLLEQAGFENLLRRLPAETRYSYVYQGQSGVLDHALASTSLAPLVSGIGVWHINADECPLLDYNLEYKDPTIFKPDPFRSSDHDPVLIGLN
- a CDS encoding DUF4372 domain-containing protein — translated: MRQSSVLGQLLKLTPRREFEILAEQHHVGQPFRKTTRWNQFVVLLTAQLAGHSSLREIDHSGKALQPHLLRLGCKPLNRSTLGRLNSRQSPDLYRDLFQRLLSRCQEFAGQRKLPVNRKLISLDSTLIHLCLKLFPWADCSAYKAGVKVHVGLDHASWLPEIVCITEGRRHDHQVLSRRSNSYLERCTFLTEGTVTMPGSTD
- a CDS encoding pyridoxal phosphate-dependent aminotransferase, with the protein product MPLFGDTSQESQAVFRTVFEEVAEVIRRHKRDDLVMLHMGDTHLPAPELARPSQLDETRHTGYNCYANTRGHAELRQLLLRKLARENGMQGLDPHHLQITGGGIHGLYAAFRCLLDPGEEVLTLSPHWHLIGGVIHEAGGLARDLDFYLPLRRGASVRELLEAGLKPTTAALYLNTPNNPSGVVLGRAELEQVAAFAMEHDLWVVSDEAYENFIYDGTPHISIATLPGMHERTVSVFTFSKCLAAAGYRVGYTVCEPWLAERLHAVCSRTVYNAPTNNQMSVLQALEHWDHWFPQLNATYRRLRDRVCSELKVPCLLPASGFYAFMDASAACAGRTAVDVLEELVREGVACVPGAAFGAGFENWFRLCFVSEPEERLALGIERINRVLAR
- a CDS encoding transposase, producing MFKAKKHTRQLRRIHYFDPGTQKDLVFITNNLKWSAATIAAIYKERWQIELFFKWIKQRAKIKRFVGNSMNAVMTQIWIALIAYLITAFVKLSRHLDHSLTQIFRLIRATLFDHRDLWGVVIHATIPPQASSDLQLELKLA
- a CDS encoding T9SS type A sorting domain-containing protein — protein: MRPWILLLCIMTSLCRAAILHVPADYPAIQPAMDASAPGDTVLVNRGNWTGLLQSPTHSLLLCSNYIFTQDSTDIAETILDGEYVGTILTVHTGGEELLTVRGLTFWRGQGHRDSNSGYHIRAGAIQMVSEVSAVFEDVVFADCRAPDQGSILFHGVYNSANYSTGSLTLRRVHCRGTRVETNNVLAHAFQIHATQSRVIVDGFYWDGGGTDCPVLKQFHSDMDSLALANVRIVNCTGNAELLWYGFTPTNNSSIGNIYSEGCYLSFKRRGEGTDGSTMVVRNIEITGCDSTRVLRATPNLGPVVFDNIHVHHNRMMDNQTSMIYIQCQEENGTELRNLSFHDNILGDSTRASFNHPYPLISLVRCDLIDASIRNNAVILPPDPDVGDTPGSWTLYNAMVWMAYGNRRLENVLFENNRVDDLDVYTDVWPEYEPGENEGREFMAWSVDTMVVRNLTVRNSRMDNPIPEVSASDGIGYSGPGFTVWLNSDYLDARGILLENCDDGGIWFGSQGLIEGAILRNVRRTAFGIAGNLSTRVLRNVHVENIVGGANWLPLDQRHYSKQAFLWAWGESQNLTPTIELDNVSVVGCSNIRHLINLWNPATLIVRNSVFHDNEYDQWIELEEPTSQSWEYNIVQEPVPGIGNQVGVNPLFDEELGAPWLSPASPAIDAGHPDTAYDDIEDPDNPGFARWPSQGTLRNDIGYTGGPHAGTLDHLIAVRAPLKEPQAHPGSFELRPAFPNPFNPVTTLGYVLNRPLQVELSVYNVLGQKVRTLVSGLESAGEHHVRWDASDLASGVYIVELAAGGETRARKILLLK
- a CDS encoding acyltransferase is translated as MIVAAVQTRPEFGRPGVNTMRALELMGSTPADLYVLPELFSSGYFFQSRAEALTAGESLDGPVVTALKDFSHRQRCTIHAGIPERDGDAIYNSSVLVHHGALVAVYRKIHLFNTEKNCFDPGDRAPAVVDAGARLGLMICFDWIFPELARSLALQGAQILCHPANLVLAWCQKAMVIRSVENRVFSILCNRVGSEERNGVSLTFTGGSEIVHPRGEILASASADAEELIWAVIDPTDADEKMITSTNHVLNDRRPEFYFGAPGEFSADPSR